Proteins from a genomic interval of Rhipicephalus microplus isolate Deutch F79 chromosome 6, USDA_Rmic, whole genome shotgun sequence:
- the LOC119168018 gene encoding uncharacterized protein LOC119168018, with protein sequence MLKFVLFPLLCSVAIACQMDDFFTGCVEKPEDEQKPGDCIIAPEQWLRSNTYRYFAHQSLENATVQPDQGNLNTLLDVTRGAARLSDGIIVKVQFTTVESICNNTVPYSEKDCPPLGTQANGECWAMFRYFGYLRLEDACCTHTP encoded by the exons ATGTTGAAATTTGTCTTGTTCCCTTTGCTCTGCTCTGTTGCCATCGCTTGCCAGATGGACGACTTTTTCACCGGGTGCGTGGAAAAACCCGAAGATGAACAGAAGCCTGGTGACTGCATCATCGCTCCCGAGCAATGGCTCCGTTCGAACACTTACCGATACTTCGCCCACCAATCCCTGGAGAACGCCACGGTTCAACCAGATCAGGGCAACCTCAACACCCTACTTGACGTGACTCGTGGGGCGGCTCGG CTCTCTGATGGTATTATAGTCAAGGTCCAGTTCACAACTGTAGAGAGCATCTGCAACAACACAGTGCCGTACTCCGAGAAAGATTGCCCACCACTCGGAACTCAG GCTAATGGAGAGTGCTGGGCAATGTTTCGGTATTTTGGTTACCTGCGACTTGAGGACGCCTGCTGTACCCACACGCCCTAA